Genomic DNA from Vespa velutina chromosome 6, iVesVel2.1, whole genome shotgun sequence:
tctctctctctggcgtTGTTCCTTTCGTAGGGCTTCCAGAGTCATCCCCTACCTTTTCCCCccttattctcttcttccatctcttcttcttcttctctgatGCTACCTTATTCTCTACTAtgtatctttccttcttctaccCTTTTAGTTCTAGCTATGAAACCTataagaagagggagagagagagaaagagagagagaaagaaggagagatagagtcacgtatacgtatacattgtTAACGTATAGAaacagaaaatagaagaattttCTCGAGTATGTGTGGCTCATCTATACGTATAGCCGTATGTATAAGCGAGTTACAGTTATGCTCGCCGTCCTTTACGAGGGCGGCTGGGTCCTCGTCGTGAGGATCGAGCCGCTATCGTGAAATCAGCGTCCGTCTTAATTATCGCCCTTagtctcttttcctctttgtcTTCCTTTGCccgttctcctttctctttttcgtcctctctctctctttctttctatgctTCGTCTCTCCGCTTCGTCATTCTTCtcgctttcttcttcatcctcttcttcttgttatccctcctcttttcctctctctctctctctctctcatcttgcCAGAGAAGCTTTTAGCCCGAGGACAATATCTCCGGAGGCAGCTACCACGCGAATCACCACGATACATCAACTGGCTTCGAGACGTGATAGGGCGAGGCGGAGTCGTGTCACGAGATGGAATTCGCAAAAATCGGGAGCGTTTCGTGGCGAGACTTAGACGTCGACGAGTTTAACTTTTGAGCTTTTTAGtccccttttctcttatttctttcagtcttctctcccttttcgttCACGTTGTCCTTTAATCAATTCGTCGAGAGTTAAgcttgagaaaaattttttttgtttctattttttttttttctttttttctttttttatctactttGGATATTCCAACGACGATTAaagtcaataatatttattaatatgtaagtTACAAAGAGATAAGATAGATAGGAGCATTATTTTCGATGAGAATATGTTAACGTAATCGAATGCTCTTCTATACGTCGAGTGACACGAGAGAACGTAGGGATTCAATTTTCCAGTCTCAAATTCTATCCTACGAAAATCCTTTACTGTTAGGCAACCACCACTTTCTCGCGAATATTATTACctaggatatatataaatatatatatatatatatatacacacatattcgTCTccaaaaaacaacaaaaagaaaagaagaaagaaacaaaaaaagaaaacaaaaaagaacaaaaaaaaaaaaaaagaatctttacGATGTAACTTTGCATAGAAAGCCCGACACAACGACCATTTTAAAATGCAGAACAGTCCGGTGACACGTTGCCATCgtcgaaaataaattctcgTCGTTTCCTTCGACGAAACTCGCCGTGCTCTTCAAACTCCCACGCGTCTCTTACTTTTATTATGCTAAACGGTAACGTCCAAACAAACGCGATCTttacctttctcttctcttctcatcccttcccttcctttctttccgttcttcatttttgtttttcaccgCGTCGGTGTCTCGGGCGAATATCTACTTCGGACATCAAACTTCCTTCTTCAAAGTTATCCGAAAATTCAATCTGCGTGCCGTATGTTTATCGTACTTTGCGACGCTCGTTTTAGAAAATTTGTCAAACAATAGGAAGACGTTTCTCTTCCTTTGGAAATATCGCGAATCATGAtcgagaaacagagagaaagaaggatatatatatatatatatatatatatatatatatatatatatatagagagagagagagagagagagagaaatacgatAAAACCAATAGATGTTCCTTCCTTCATTTGTTCGTTCCCTTTCCAGCGATGAAATCTTCTTTGAAAGGATATTTTGTCGAATAAATCCATACAGTATCTATCATATGTTACATCtcattacgatatatatatatatatatatatatatatatatatatatatttatttatttatattactgtTCTACCATAGAATATTCCAAAGAGGAGTTGCAAACTATATAAATGTTCGACGAGTTCGACTCGTCAAATTGATTTTCTATAAAACCTCGATACTGGAAATTATTAAACGGGTATCCtgtgtttataaatttttgttgaaaaataaaatattcgtgaagatgatgaaatatttaacgaaaaatcATTTACTATGGTAAAAAACGAATTTCAACATATTTTTGATTGAAAACGAAACTTGAATCCAATTTACTGGTATTACCTAGCAGCGGCAATTAAATAATAGACGCCTAAACGAacgtctgtctctctctttccctttctctctctctctctctctctctcttttccttccctcGCTTCCTTCGTTAAATGAGCGCATTCGCAGTGGGAATACACGATTCCGCGTTTGGATAATTCGAGCCGGAAATGACGCTCCTTGTAACACGGTTTGCGGTTGGAGTTTCCGATATCAGCGTGTTTGTCGGGTATAACGAAACCTCTGCTAGGAGTAACGCGTTTAAACGTCGTATTAATGGTGCTCTCGCAtgatttcaaagagaaaaggaaaaaagaaaaagaaaaaaagaaagaaaaaagaaggggttTCGATTCTTCGCTttaagaaagatgaagaagactaagaaaaaaggaagacgagGGTTTGGTATAATCGCTAAAAGCCGTGCGAAAGACCCTtaaatcttaatatatttatgggAACTTGACGATAAAggggagagcgagagagagagagagagagagagaagataggtGGGTGGGAGAGGGGTTAGGAAGAGAGAGTAGCCTtgcgaaaaataaagatgtaCCGGCAGCCAGCCATTTTTCCTTGTTAATTGAAGGAAGCAAACCCCTTATACTTGGAAGATCACGATAAGCTCCCCGAGAGAAGGCCTCTATAAGCGCGCGGCTTCTTCGTCgttcaccttcttcttcttcttcttcttcttcttcttcttcttcttctactccttcttcttcttcttccccttcctctcctctcctcgtCTTTCCTCCCCCTTTTACCTTGTACAGTCCGCTGCATCCTGTCTGGTAACCATTTCTCTTCCTACCGCATATACAAATACACCCTCGCATTGTCGAggataatgacgaaaaaaaGCTTCTCGACTTCAGATCGAGCAaaattcctcttcctctttccaacgaaggaacgaagaaaaCGAATCGTCCTTCgcgtgagaaagagacaagatggatagatagataaacgcTTTTGATATCCCTGATTTTATCGCTAAACCGGTGGTCCGCGcgatattcttttctctccttcttctttactgTTTTctccgtttattttttttttcccctttttttttcttttgctttttgtttccttttttctttcttttttttttttttttattcttttccccttcttctctttactactcctctcttctctccctccccctcctctattttctcccttcctccttgTAAATTTCTATTCCATTCTCGTAACATTTTCACGATCGACAGTCGTAGGAGAATACGAAGCAGAGTTCAATTTTGCaatagatcgaaagaaaacttttgTAGCGGCTTTAACTTTGAATTATGTTTGTCATCGTGTCTGCACCAATATTAGCACGATCTCGTGCTTATATATACCTAGATCCGTACAAGCGGGTACAGTATAAGTATACAGAGAGACAAGCACGACGGGATAATATCGACTTTACTTCTCGAGAGTTTCTAAATTTTATGAACGCTAAGGGCACATGGGGCTCCCTTCGTTCGCTCTTCCTCTTCCCTTGTAGGATATCCGTACCGAGCGCTTTTCTAATAAACTGTCTCGTTTGAAAATGCTTATTAATTAAGCAGATTATAATATACAGGTAAATTTGTATACGATAGTGGGATGAGAGgaaatttcattcaaagaaaaaaattaaaaaattacgtaCGTAGTTATGCAAGTAACTAAGTACTCGTAAGGTAAAACTTGGGGGAAAGGGGGTGGTAGGGGGACAGATGTTACATGGAAGAAACTAAAGGTTACTTCTTTGATCGATAGGGATAGGGAATTGAGATTCGTAAAGGATCGTTGTACGCACGAGGGCATATACCTTGTGGATTAAGGGATTGCCACATGCCGTCACAAGTATCCCGTTGTCGGTGCTAACAAAAGCAACAGCTGTTTAATGATATCCGATTGTAAAAGGTTTACCGATAGAAGAAtcaaggagagaaaaaaaaatggcttTGCGATACAACCTTTATAGTACACGATATGTACATAGGTATTACCGTAACGATCGAAGACAAATTTTtgtcgggaaaaaaaaaaaaaaaaaagaaaaaaaaagaaaaaaaaagaaaaaaaaagaaaaaaaaaaaaaagagagaacgaaagcgaaataaaaaagtacgaaaggaaaaaaagaaaaaagaagaaaattaaataaaaaaaactcgtGAAAGGGATTCgttgaaaatgtataaaaatatttttcttttttccaacgaACCTCCCGTATTAATTATACTCTCGAACAATCCGTATATTCACGAATCTCTAAAGAACAAAGCCAATTGTTAAAGCCGGTAAACGAGGACGAGTAAAAGTCAAAAgagaatttatgaaataattcgcTCGCGTGCTCGTAAATACGCACATAATCCGGTATACCAATGCGAATCATTCTTGCGTCATAATGCACTTTACCTTCGTCGAGCTAACGTCGACAAAACGAAGCTCCGAGAATTTCTGTTTTCGGTTCGGTCATTCGACAGGTTTTAATCCTACTCCCTTTATGGAGGCAAAGCTCACAAGGATGACGGAAACGCGACGCTAGCAGTGTAATTCCGTTGTTCTAAGAGCCGAAAAAAATGCTCATTCTAATTTTCCCTAGAAACTTTCCAGACTGTAGGAAATCCTACGTGTCTACGCATACTTTTATTCGTCTGTTGCGcttatatgtgtacgtacatatgtataagagagaaaagcgaGTTTCGAGACAGTTTCACAGGCAAAACTCCGATACCCTCGAAGCGTGGGGAATTATGCTAGCCCGTttgaaacgacgacgacgacgacgacattcTTCGTCAGCGCGTGCGTATTAATTTCTACGGTTAATAGGAACGTCGTACTGATTTAATCGAAGTCGCTCGAATTTCACGTTATATTACAGGCTTCTAGTGCACGGCCATTTTAACACCGAACCATACCCGTACCGTACCATACTGAATCAAACTGAATTGAACCGAGGACGCACGTGCGTCGGAATTAAGTCGAGCAACCGTGACTTGGCGAATAAgacctctcactctcttctcctccaccttcaAAGCTCGTTTACGTTTCTATCGTACAACATAAGAAAGTACCTACCTACCACTTAGTTACTTGCTTGTATTtccaaaacaaaaagaaaaagaaaaaagagacaaaaataaacaaacaaagatcttcaatatcgatatttcgagatcgaaatacttttttctttcgatgtttaataaaacatatattcccatttctatgtaaaaattgagctctcgttctctcggtttctctctctctctctctctttctctctctcttttccacgacaacgacgacacgAAATTATAGGTCCCGAAGAAAAACGTCGTTACGAGCGGAAATCCTTCGTCCTCGGACGAGCATGTGCCGCTCGACGCGTAAGCTTTACGGTATCAAATGACTCGGATTTTCCCAGAGGCGACCCATTTTTTAACTTCCTCCGTCATCTAGTATAAAAGGACAGAAGATGTCGCGTAGGTACACGAGTAGGTACACGCAACGGTTCGTGTGcatgcatgcgtgcgtgcgtgcgtgcgtgcatgtatGGTTACTTCCCTACCCGTTTGTCTGGGTGcgtgcaaaagaaagaaagaaagagagagacaaaaacaTATAGGTGTACATACCTACGGTATATTTCGTCTCTCCacctcgtttttttctttcaggaCATTAATTCGCTTAAA
This window encodes:
- the LOC124950186 gene encoding uncharacterized protein LOC124950186 isoform X2, giving the protein MRGCICICGRKRNGYQTGCSGLYKVKGGGKTRRGEEGEEEEEGVEEEEEEEEEEEEEGERRRSRALIEAFSRGAYRDLPSIRGLLPSINKEKWLAAAGKIYCRWKNYKRSSNFSSTYIRRSKKFVRVREEPGVSQYFLGKSRGTARHGTAQHGWNNTGDAAERTARSKRLGS
- the LOC124950186 gene encoding uncharacterized protein LOC124950186 isoform X1; amino-acid sequence: MRGCICICGRKRNGYQTGCSGLYKVKGGGKTRRGEEGEEEEEGVEEEEEEEEEEEEEGERRRSRALIEAFSRGAYRDLPSIRGLLPSINKEKWLAAAGKIYCRWKNYKRSSNFSSTYIRRSKKFVRVREEPGVSQYFLGKSRGTARHGTAQHGWNNTGDAAERTARSKRLGIKPILR